A stretch of Nitrospirota bacterium DNA encodes these proteins:
- a CDS encoding GTP-binding protein, with product MTTSPIPFYILCGSLGAGKTTLLMRLLEHWKSQGKRAGVLMNEAGEVSIDGPRAGTIAEQVMNLAGGCVCCDTKEDLSWGIAQLVRDYESDVIILECSGMADPAEVIDAVTDLYTAQLARLDKVIALLHPIPTDRESMAGFVTTQAIRCADELILNKKDLYVAGHWEGFKDSITKQNPYARVWETSQARVDPFSLLEPITRIAPPPAINVEFGVPRSPATNKRASYHPIATTVLLPGPLNFERFLRWMKTLPPELERAKGFFRFAKGPELQEFQYAPPGNATITPITLLDEPRHAIVLIGRGYDQERCQAELLNCLEK from the coding sequence ATGACCACAAGCCCGATTCCTTTTTACATTCTCTGCGGCTCCCTCGGCGCAGGCAAAACCACCCTCCTCATGAGGCTCCTTGAACATTGGAAGAGCCAGGGCAAGCGAGCCGGCGTCTTGATGAACGAAGCAGGCGAGGTCAGCATCGACGGTCCCCGCGCCGGCACCATCGCAGAACAGGTCATGAACCTCGCGGGCGGCTGCGTCTGCTGCGATACGAAAGAAGACCTGTCCTGGGGCATCGCCCAACTGGTGCGGGACTATGAGTCGGATGTCATCATCCTCGAATGTTCCGGCATGGCAGACCCAGCCGAAGTCATCGATGCCGTCACCGATCTCTACACCGCACAGCTCGCACGGCTGGATAAAGTCATCGCCTTGCTGCATCCGATCCCGACCGACCGGGAGAGCATGGCTGGCTTCGTGACGACACAGGCGATTCGCTGCGCTGACGAGTTGATCCTCAATAAAAAAGATCTCTACGTCGCAGGCCATTGGGAGGGATTCAAGGACTCGATCACCAAGCAGAATCCCTATGCCAGGGTCTGGGAAACCAGCCAGGCCAGGGTCGATCCCTTCTCACTGCTCGAACCGATCACCCGCATTGCCCCGCCCCCAGCGATCAATGTGGAATTCGGCGTGCCTCGCTCGCCCGCAACGAACAAGCGAGCCTCCTACCACCCGATTGCCACAACGGTGTTGCTGCCAGGCCCCTTGAACTTTGAGCGATTCCTGCGCTGGATGAAGACCCTGCCCCCTGAGCTTGAACGGGCAAAGGGCTTCTTCCGCTTCGCCAAGGGACCGGAGCTGCAAGAATTTCAATATGCCCCGCCAGGCAATGCGACCATCACGCCGATCACCCTGCTCGACGAACCGAGGCACGCGATCGTCTTGATTGGACGAGGCTACGACCAGGAACGGTGCCAAGCAGAATTATTGAACTGTCTGGAGAAGTAG